In Methylomonas sp. ZR1, one DNA window encodes the following:
- a CDS encoding efflux RND transporter periplasmic adaptor subunit encodes MRRLIFGLFLTQALSAFAQDTQIKITQQQIDNLDIKVAPLTASQQIPLFYAPGKVVVPADREVLISSSQPGLVTQLPVNIGDKIHKGQLLAQLNSPELVGLQQAFLTAVGELNLSGQERNRDQKLLQEGVIAQRRWQETQMLHSSKSAKADEARQLLLLAGMSAAEIKSLGQSHKLDNRLTIRAPIDGVVLERVANLGARLDVQAPLYRIADLSELWLEINIPQERLSGIRLGDSVRLKGSETTAKISLLGQSVNRDNQTVLARAVIDGKAEGLRVGQNVNVQIMQNSAETGFVVPNTAIAQNEGHAYVFVRNQDGFVVTEVTITGKQESNSLISGPLSGNEQIAIKGAVALKANWLGLGGDE; translated from the coding sequence ATGAGGCGGTTAATCTTCGGCCTGTTTTTGACACAGGCCTTAAGCGCGTTTGCTCAAGATACCCAGATCAAAATTACCCAGCAGCAGATCGACAATTTGGATATAAAAGTCGCGCCGCTTACCGCTAGCCAGCAGATTCCGTTGTTTTACGCGCCGGGCAAAGTGGTGGTGCCGGCTGATCGGGAAGTGTTGATCAGTAGCAGCCAGCCCGGTCTGGTTACCCAATTGCCGGTCAATATCGGCGACAAGATCCATAAAGGCCAGCTATTGGCGCAGTTGAACAGCCCGGAACTCGTCGGATTACAACAAGCATTTTTAACCGCTGTCGGCGAACTGAATTTATCCGGCCAAGAGCGCAACCGCGATCAAAAATTATTGCAGGAAGGTGTAATTGCGCAGCGGCGCTGGCAGGAAACCCAAATGCTGCACAGCAGCAAATCGGCCAAGGCCGACGAGGCCCGGCAGTTGTTATTGTTGGCCGGCATGTCGGCCGCCGAGATTAAAAGTTTGGGGCAAAGCCATAAGCTGGACAACCGTTTGACTATTCGCGCACCCATCGATGGGGTGGTATTGGAGCGTGTGGCCAATTTGGGCGCCCGCTTGGATGTGCAGGCACCGCTGTATCGGATTGCCGATTTGTCTGAACTGTGGCTGGAAATCAATATTCCGCAGGAGCGCTTGAGCGGCATCAGGTTAGGCGATTCGGTGCGGCTGAAAGGCAGCGAGACCACTGCCAAAATTAGTCTGCTGGGCCAAAGCGTCAACCGCGACAATCAGACGGTATTGGCCAGGGCGGTGATTGACGGCAAAGCCGAGGGCTTGCGCGTGGGACAGAACGTCAATGTGCAGATCATGCAAAATAGCGCAGAGACCGGCTTCGTCGTACCCAATACCGCCATTGCGCAGAACGAAGGGCACGCCTATGTGTTTGTGCGCAATCAAGACGGTTTTGTGGTGACCGAAGTGACTATTACCGGTAAACAAGAATCCAATTCCTTGATTAGCGGACCGTTGTCCGGCAACGAGCAAATCGCCATAAAAGGCGCGGTGGCCTTGAAAGCCAATTGGTTAGGTTTGGGAGGCGACGAGTAA
- a CDS encoding DUF3240 family protein → MNIFLRRIPANTRHTEISEFVAPALKRGLFRKSGRIVDVQILALQDTRIGTIEYHGVVTLDSELSVQRVVKGLKNRRFNGRMVVVRPYYHRSWYNDPRQNQTPVSADIIEKRKCDRRRGKYLQVIKNASDRFNSEDDFFRTVHHQQFSISFIVPPVMEGPMMECLTSFEEELLHSDTGEHKITKFLTEADDADQQTARFQIYAEKMAISALLEKLKSEFAGSGIHYWIMPVVEKGEI, encoded by the coding sequence ATGAATATCTTTTTGCGTCGCATTCCTGCTAATACCAGGCATACTGAAATTTCCGAATTTGTGGCCCCTGCTTTGAAACGCGGCTTGTTCAGAAAATCCGGCCGTATAGTCGATGTGCAGATTCTGGCCTTACAGGATACCCGCATAGGCACTATCGAATATCACGGTGTGGTAACGCTGGATTCTGAGCTTTCCGTGCAAAGAGTTGTTAAAGGTTTAAAAAATCGGCGGTTTAACGGCAGAATGGTGGTGGTTAGGCCTTATTACCACCGTAGTTGGTACAACGACCCTCGCCAAAATCAGACGCCTGTGTCTGCGGATATTATCGAAAAGCGCAAGTGTGATCGCAGGCGCGGTAAGTATCTGCAAGTGATCAAAAATGCGTCTGATCGTTTTAACAGTGAAGATGATTTTTTTCGAACCGTGCATCATCAACAGTTCTCCATTTCATTTATCGTGCCGCCTGTCATGGAGGGGCCGATGATGGAGTGCCTGACCAGTTTTGAGGAAGAGCTGCTTCATAGCGATACCGGTGAGCATAAGATCACCAAATTTCTCACCGAAGCCGACGATGCCGATCAGCAAACAGCGCGCTTTCAGATTTACGCCGAGAAAATGGCTATTTCCGCCTTGCTGGAAAAATTGAAGTCCGAATTTGCCGGATCCGGTATCCATTACTGGATCATGCCGGTGGTCGAGAAAGGCGAAATTTAG
- a CDS encoding alpha-2-macroglobulin family protein, with the protein MLSPTCALAGSPFYLTAERSFSNTEAPNIRLDYTLTDQPMLIRVLKANNLETFLDGQFNVSRSYEQPVSELNPGHYFAKGLNNAQSPFKLLRRMLDVEFRKSLKGTNFSGSVLTVTEKPLVSVPQQVLVAPPKGFTVVKESYLDLLRNGQQTHDLGWWFNEDTWSEHRYKVRQIALDPLPDGIYLLQAVQGKNEAQCLIQVSSLAVQVKQSSEQLLVRAMNRDLQPLAGAKVSYRDGRGHWQTLPASTNAAGELSFNNPDGVLDGKLLVRVDAPAAKPGEAARTALTATDFLPTQAKDDAVFVMTDRPIFKPGETFFYKGIVRNLQDGQLRIPAFQSKQTDVSLIRADGNATGLQGQTQLTDFGSFSGSFDLDPSQTPGLYRLLAEIDHKAYGGEFRVRDYIKPTFYLEWLDRSPVVQAGQPFKLKFRAKRYSGGVPQNVKFEVFLYRKKFEAPQFVTEAGAGLAAGNDYFGQVKSAAPLTQPQRLYSSIEERQAVDASNPWETAAKLDESGDGSFEFTVPASDKETPDQEWIYSLMVRAQDAAGGNAILTDSIYATLSEAQPAVRFNKTVAAVGDQDLQLLLQSSYADGKPAAKAGGVVDVMLEQPGSGKRSLVKLDFATDERGQQKLTIPALKEFGRLTAVARLESLDGRNLNHPASSQPSTLIVAGSGGEAVADNPELELYTPTTILSPGEQAKVFALLPKAWGNNESGAIWETVAGARLFDSRSAQAQGRSRWFEVTAKPEYGTGFYHTVTVPVAGGKYKEQTLGFRIVPWEKRLQIAIEPEKAETEPLKPTKIKLQVKRADGSPAANTEIAVSIVDRAVYAVQAEFRPGIFDFFYPLQRSNLATFYSDDLQGYGYADLLRKPNFSLSALKSQSKLAKKAMRDTAGWFPHVVTDAKGNATIDVDMPANVTEWLVTAVASDKDGRIGETTGQFRSVTDVAVDMVGPQFLRQGDEVDVAVKLTNHLAQPVKLAGSISLPDTLPLQSGEPEPQAELAAKAEQLWPLRLSANDRQGAPALKVALTAPAGVRVGGAEEFEIPLKAAALPQVFSSVQQDNLLRVDLPAQSQPRQVTVRVNSGLLGAALQAAAMLVQYPYGCTEQLAHSTVPNLVLLDLIERAGLKPEQLGPLEKTLQRAKQNAALGVRKLIQNQKSDGGFALWSSDSEATVPVTLIALQALKYANELQLEGVNNAYYKGMEWLNLHGEGNTLLDGFVLSGFATVGYAYNAPWQQQADFVEKVLSNAHAGAGDLVAALRTVKAYENQNWHSFNQQFKDRPQLKNDLVKRLQIALDAIEPASYQQQRGELYNSLGFGFGLPSLVASGLGTLNDVQALPPALEAKLKRLLLQTQQNDYWQSTYDTAQVIFNSRELLSKEAAAAAKQSARSISVSSKDGFALGALQRIPGGYLGNFNRFGDTPDLSEIRLAELNADEVASATVAVEVPYPAVAARAAGLEVQRNFRRITAKGSEFIDMSQALKPGDVVVSEVRVKRSADAGRPAPGSEFVVIEDGIPSLAEGQENDETYLADAKIQPKDDSYWASIKETQRYPDRIVRVAKLQAGGELTLYQVWRVARAGSASIPPASGFDMYNEAVQGNSLAGRVSVQ; encoded by the coding sequence TTGCTGAGTCCAACATGTGCCTTGGCCGGCAGCCCATTCTATTTAACCGCCGAACGCAGCTTCTCCAACACCGAAGCCCCCAATATCCGCCTGGATTACACCCTCACCGACCAGCCCATGCTGATCCGAGTGCTGAAAGCCAACAACCTGGAAACCTTCCTGGACGGCCAGTTCAACGTCAGCCGTAGTTACGAACAGCCGGTCAGCGAGCTGAATCCCGGCCATTATTTCGCGAAGGGCCTGAACAATGCGCAATCGCCGTTCAAGTTGTTGCGCAGGATGCTGGATGTCGAGTTTCGTAAATCCTTAAAGGGAACCAATTTCAGCGGCTCGGTGCTGACCGTGACCGAAAAACCGCTGGTGTCTGTGCCGCAGCAGGTATTGGTGGCGCCGCCGAAGGGTTTTACGGTGGTGAAGGAAAGCTATCTGGATCTACTGCGCAACGGTCAGCAAACCCATGATTTGGGTTGGTGGTTTAACGAAGACACCTGGAGCGAGCATCGTTATAAAGTTCGGCAAATTGCGCTTGATCCGTTGCCGGACGGCATTTATTTGCTACAAGCGGTGCAAGGCAAGAACGAAGCGCAGTGCTTGATTCAGGTCAGCAGCCTGGCGGTGCAGGTCAAGCAATCCAGCGAGCAGTTGCTGGTGCGGGCGATGAACCGCGATTTGCAACCGCTGGCTGGAGCCAAAGTCAGTTATCGCGATGGCCGTGGCCATTGGCAAACCTTGCCGGCCAGCACCAATGCCGCCGGCGAACTGAGCTTTAATAATCCCGACGGCGTGCTGGACGGCAAATTGCTGGTGAGGGTAGACGCGCCAGCCGCCAAACCCGGCGAAGCGGCGCGCACCGCGCTGACCGCCACCGACTTCTTGCCGACGCAAGCCAAGGACGACGCGGTATTCGTGATGACCGACCGGCCGATATTCAAACCGGGCGAGACTTTTTTCTACAAAGGCATCGTCCGCAATTTGCAGGACGGCCAGTTGCGGATTCCGGCTTTTCAATCCAAGCAAACCGATGTGTCGTTGATTCGCGCCGACGGCAACGCCACCGGTTTGCAAGGCCAAACTCAGCTTACCGATTTTGGCTCGTTTTCCGGCAGTTTCGATCTCGATCCCAGCCAGACGCCAGGCTTGTATCGCTTACTGGCCGAGATAGATCACAAAGCCTACGGCGGCGAATTTCGGGTGCGCGATTACATTAAACCGACGTTTTATCTGGAATGGCTGGATCGGAGTCCGGTGGTGCAAGCAGGTCAACCGTTTAAACTAAAATTCCGCGCCAAACGCTACAGCGGCGGCGTGCCGCAGAACGTCAAATTCGAAGTGTTTCTGTACCGGAAAAAATTTGAAGCCCCGCAATTTGTCACGGAAGCCGGCGCGGGCTTAGCCGCCGGCAACGACTATTTCGGCCAGGTTAAATCCGCCGCGCCATTAACTCAGCCGCAACGCTTGTACAGCTCCATCGAAGAACGCCAGGCGGTCGATGCCAGCAACCCTTGGGAAACCGCCGCCAAGCTGGACGAAAGCGGCGACGGCAGTTTTGAATTTACCGTGCCGGCCTCAGACAAAGAAACGCCGGATCAGGAATGGATTTATTCCCTGATGGTGCGCGCTCAGGACGCGGCGGGTGGCAATGCGATTTTGACCGACAGCATTTACGCCACCTTGTCCGAGGCGCAACCGGCCGTGCGTTTTAACAAAACCGTGGCGGCGGTTGGCGATCAAGATTTGCAATTGCTGTTGCAATCCAGCTATGCCGACGGCAAACCGGCTGCTAAAGCCGGCGGGGTGGTCGATGTGATGTTGGAGCAGCCCGGCAGCGGCAAGCGCAGCCTGGTGAAACTGGATTTTGCTACCGACGAGCGCGGTCAGCAAAAACTCACCATCCCGGCTCTGAAGGAATTCGGCCGGCTCACCGCCGTGGCTCGCTTGGAAAGCCTGGATGGCCGTAACTTGAACCATCCGGCCAGTTCTCAACCCAGCACCTTAATCGTGGCCGGCAGCGGCGGCGAAGCGGTGGCTGATAATCCGGAATTGGAACTGTACACACCCACCACCATCCTCAGCCCTGGCGAGCAAGCCAAGGTGTTTGCCTTATTACCCAAGGCCTGGGGCAATAACGAGAGCGGCGCGATTTGGGAAACCGTGGCCGGCGCGCGTTTGTTCGATAGCCGCAGCGCTCAGGCTCAAGGTCGCAGCCGCTGGTTTGAAGTGACCGCCAAACCCGAATACGGCACCGGCTTTTACCACACCGTGACGGTGCCGGTGGCCGGCGGCAAATACAAGGAACAGACGCTGGGTTTTAGAATCGTGCCGTGGGAAAAGCGTCTGCAGATTGCCATTGAGCCGGAAAAAGCCGAAACCGAGCCGCTAAAACCCACCAAAATCAAACTGCAAGTCAAACGCGCCGATGGCAGCCCGGCAGCGAACACCGAAATCGCCGTGTCCATCGTCGACCGCGCCGTGTACGCTGTGCAAGCCGAATTCCGTCCCGGCATTTTCGATTTTTTCTATCCGCTGCAACGCAGCAATTTAGCGACTTTCTATTCCGACGATCTGCAAGGCTACGGTTACGCCGACTTGCTGCGTAAACCCAATTTCTCGCTCAGCGCCTTGAAAAGCCAAAGCAAGTTGGCGAAAAAAGCCATGCGCGACACGGCCGGCTGGTTTCCGCATGTGGTTACCGACGCCAAAGGCAATGCCACTATCGACGTCGATATGCCGGCCAACGTCACCGAATGGCTGGTGACAGCGGTCGCCAGCGACAAGGATGGCCGTATCGGCGAAACCACCGGCCAATTCCGCAGCGTCACCGATGTGGCAGTGGACATGGTTGGGCCACAATTTTTGCGGCAGGGCGACGAAGTGGACGTAGCGGTGAAACTGACCAATCACTTGGCCCAGCCGGTGAAACTTGCCGGCAGCATCAGCCTGCCGGACACCCTGCCTTTGCAAAGCGGCGAACCAGAACCGCAAGCTGAACTGGCGGCCAAAGCCGAGCAACTATGGCCGTTGCGCTTGAGCGCCAACGACCGGCAAGGTGCGCCGGCATTGAAGGTGGCATTGACTGCGCCAGCTGGGGTGCGGGTAGGTGGTGCCGAGGAATTTGAGATTCCCTTAAAAGCCGCCGCGCTGCCGCAGGTGTTTAGCAGCGTGCAACAGGACAATCTGCTGCGAGTCGATTTACCGGCGCAATCTCAGCCACGGCAAGTAACGGTGCGAGTCAATTCCGGCCTGCTGGGGGCCGCGCTGCAAGCGGCGGCCATGCTGGTGCAATATCCTTACGGCTGCACCGAGCAGCTGGCGCACAGCACCGTGCCGAACCTGGTATTGCTGGATTTGATCGAGCGCGCCGGTCTGAAACCCGAGCAATTGGGACCGCTGGAAAAGACTTTGCAACGTGCCAAACAGAATGCGGCATTGGGTGTGCGCAAATTGATTCAAAATCAAAAATCCGACGGCGGTTTTGCCTTGTGGTCCAGCGACAGCGAAGCCACCGTGCCGGTGACTTTGATCGCATTACAAGCCTTGAAATATGCCAACGAACTGCAACTGGAGGGGGTGAATAACGCCTACTACAAAGGCATGGAATGGCTGAATCTGCACGGCGAAGGCAATACCCTACTGGATGGGTTTGTGTTGAGCGGTTTCGCGACGGTGGGTTATGCCTACAACGCGCCTTGGCAACAGCAAGCCGATTTTGTCGAAAAAGTCCTGTCTAATGCGCACGCTGGGGCCGGCGACTTGGTCGCTGCGTTGCGTACGGTCAAGGCCTACGAAAATCAAAACTGGCACAGTTTTAATCAACAGTTCAAAGACCGGCCGCAGCTGAAAAACGACTTGGTCAAACGCTTACAAATTGCGTTGGATGCCATTGAGCCGGCCAGTTATCAGCAGCAGCGCGGCGAGTTGTATAACAGCTTGGGTTTTGGTTTTGGGCTGCCCAGTCTGGTGGCGTCTGGCTTAGGTACGTTAAACGATGTGCAGGCCTTGCCGCCGGCACTGGAAGCCAAGCTGAAACGCCTACTGCTGCAAACCCAGCAAAACGACTATTGGCAATCCACTTACGACACCGCGCAGGTGATTTTCAACAGCCGCGAATTGTTGTCTAAGGAAGCGGCTGCAGCGGCCAAACAGAGCGCCCGCAGTATTTCGGTCAGCAGTAAAGACGGTTTTGCCTTGGGTGCCTTGCAGCGCATACCCGGCGGCTATCTGGGCAACTTCAACCGCTTTGGCGACACGCCCGATCTCAGCGAAATCCGGCTCGCCGAGCTGAATGCGGACGAGGTCGCCAGCGCCACTGTCGCTGTTGAAGTGCCCTATCCAGCCGTCGCCGCCCGCGCCGCCGGTCTGGAGGTGCAGCGCAACTTCCGCCGCATCACCGCCAAAGGCAGCGAGTTTATCGACATGAGCCAGGCCTTGAAACCCGGCGATGTGGTGGTCAGCGAAGTGCGCGTCAAACGCAGCGCCGATGCCGGTCGGCCAGCGCCTGGTAGCGAATTTGTGGTCATCGAAGACGGTATCCCCAGCTTGGCGGAAGGCCAGGAAAACGATGAAACCTATTTAGCCGACGCCAAAATCCAGCCCAAAGATGACAGCTATTGGGCCAGTATCAAGGAAACCCAACGCTACCCGGACCGCATCGTCCGCGTCGCCAAACTGCAAGCCGGCGGCGAATTGACCTTGTATCAGGTTTGGCGCGTCGCCAGAGCCGGTAGTGCGTCGATCCCCCCTGCTAGCGGGTTTGATATGTATAACGAGGCGGTGCAAGGGAATAGTTTGGCGGGGAGGGTGAGTGTTCAGTAG
- a CDS encoding DUF3240 family protein, producing the protein MSHEAFLLTVNAPPSLEEALVDCLLSLEWSQGFTSFPANVHDHNQQGLSLAEQVAGHQRKIRFQMYVERQNISALLTKLKADFTGSGLHYWLVPAIEQGII; encoded by the coding sequence ATGAGTCACGAAGCGTTTTTATTAACTGTCAATGCGCCTCCCAGCTTGGAGGAGGCACTGGTCGATTGTTTGCTGTCATTGGAATGGTCGCAGGGTTTCACCAGTTTTCCGGCCAATGTTCACGATCACAATCAGCAGGGTTTGTCGCTGGCAGAGCAGGTTGCCGGACATCAACGCAAAATTCGTTTTCAAATGTATGTCGAAAGACAAAACATTTCTGCATTATTGACTAAGCTAAAGGCGGATTTTACCGGTTCCGGCCTGCATTATTGGCTGGTACCGGCTATCGAACAAGGCATCATCTAA
- a CDS encoding efflux RND transporter permease subunit, with amino-acid sequence MAGLIRFALTQRLLILLGVLLLVGGGYYAVKHIPIDAFPEVSPTQVKIIVKANGMTPEEVEARITAPIEVELLGIPHQTMLRSLAKYAITDITLDFEEGTDIYWARQQVAERLNALWSSLPEGVQGGIAPMTTPLGEMFMFAIEGGDLTLMQRRELLDWTIRPALRTVSGVADVNALGGLVRSFEVVPDNIRMASRNIDTEQLKAALQNNNRNDGAGRLSEGEEALIVRAEGRIKNEQDVKAIVVAQHEGLPTRVDDIAEVRIGALTRYGAVSKDGDGEAVTAVVLSLRGANARQTIEQLESKMAELQPSLPEGVRLNVFYNRGVLVGKAVNTVSKALLEAIVLVVVLLILFLGDLRAALTVALALPLAALVTFILMHAFGMSANLMSLGGLAIAIGMLVDGAVVVVENVITQLADHQKAERLPRLHLIYRATREVAVPVTSGILIIVIVFLPLLTLQGLEGKLFGPVAMTIVFALTGSLILSLTVIPVLASLLLKQVSHEEPWLPRKLLQWYQPILAWCLANSTKVFIGAGAMLAASVLVFTQIGSTFMPTMDEGDIIVQLEKLPSITLLDSVALDGRVQKNILEHIPEVQTVVSRVGTDELGLDPMSLNDTDTFLILKPKAEWRMETKEALIEEIRKIMDHTPGIAFGFTQPIEMRVSEMLTGTRGDVAIKLFGAELDTLNHKAEQIEAVLKTIPGASDVFTRKNEGMQFLQLSIDREAVGRFGLDSNSIEDMLRAQIEGVQLGIVQEGVKRTPLLLRGDSNTANFENLQISLPNGEHVPITAVAKIQAVEGVVSIDREKGQRFVVIRCNVEGRDLVGFVDEARKAVAERVQLPSGFHVAFGGQFENQQRASARLSLVIPLSLGLIFLLLFSTFGSVRQAVLVLSNIPLAMIGGVFALWLSGEYLSVPASVGFIALLGIAVLNGVVMVSYFNQLCATGMELSRVVIIGSGRRLRPVLMTASIAAFGLIPLLFASGPGSEIQRPLAIVVTGGLLSSTLLTLILLPILYQLFGRHPERC; translated from the coding sequence ATGGCGGGGTTAATTCGCTTTGCGTTGACCCAGCGGCTACTGATTTTACTCGGCGTATTGTTGCTGGTGGGCGGCGGCTATTATGCCGTTAAACACATTCCTATCGATGCCTTTCCCGAGGTATCGCCGACGCAGGTCAAGATCATCGTCAAGGCCAACGGCATGACGCCGGAAGAAGTGGAAGCCAGAATTACCGCGCCGATTGAAGTTGAGTTACTGGGCATTCCGCATCAAACCATGCTGCGCTCGCTGGCTAAATATGCCATTACCGATATTACGCTGGACTTTGAAGAAGGCACCGATATTTATTGGGCCAGGCAACAAGTCGCGGAACGGTTGAACGCTTTGTGGAGTAGTTTGCCGGAGGGTGTGCAGGGCGGTATCGCGCCGATGACCACGCCGCTGGGGGAGATGTTCATGTTCGCCATCGAGGGTGGCGATTTAACGCTGATGCAACGGCGAGAATTACTGGATTGGACCATCCGCCCTGCTCTGCGTACCGTCAGCGGCGTGGCGGATGTGAATGCGCTGGGCGGACTGGTGCGCAGCTTTGAAGTGGTGCCCGACAATATCCGCATGGCGTCTCGCAATATCGATACAGAGCAATTAAAAGCGGCTTTGCAAAATAATAACCGCAACGACGGTGCCGGTCGGTTGAGCGAAGGCGAGGAAGCGTTGATTGTGCGCGCCGAAGGCCGGATCAAGAACGAGCAGGATGTGAAAGCCATTGTAGTGGCGCAGCACGAGGGCCTGCCGACGCGAGTGGACGATATAGCCGAGGTCAGAATCGGCGCGTTGACACGTTATGGCGCGGTCAGCAAGGACGGTGACGGCGAAGCCGTGACAGCGGTTGTGCTCAGTTTGCGCGGCGCCAATGCTCGGCAAACTATCGAGCAACTGGAAAGTAAGATGGCGGAATTGCAACCAAGCTTGCCGGAAGGCGTGCGCCTGAATGTGTTCTACAACCGGGGGGTGTTGGTGGGCAAGGCGGTGAACACCGTTTCCAAAGCCCTGCTGGAAGCCATTGTTTTGGTAGTGGTGCTGCTGATTCTGTTTTTAGGCGATTTGCGCGCGGCTTTGACCGTCGCATTGGCTTTGCCGTTGGCGGCGCTGGTGACCTTCATCCTGATGCACGCTTTCGGTATGTCCGCCAACTTGATGAGTCTGGGCGGTCTGGCTATCGCTATCGGGATGTTGGTGGATGGTGCGGTGGTGGTCGTGGAAAACGTGATTACGCAACTGGCCGATCATCAAAAGGCCGAGAGGTTACCGCGGCTGCATCTAATTTATCGCGCTACCCGCGAAGTAGCGGTGCCGGTGACGTCGGGCATCTTGATCATTGTCATCGTGTTCTTACCGCTGCTGACCTTGCAAGGGCTGGAAGGCAAGTTGTTCGGGCCGGTGGCGATGACTATCGTGTTTGCATTAACGGGCTCCTTGATTTTGTCATTGACGGTGATTCCGGTACTGGCATCGCTGTTGCTGAAACAGGTGTCGCATGAGGAGCCTTGGTTGCCGCGCAAACTGTTGCAGTGGTATCAGCCTATTCTGGCCTGGTGTCTGGCTAATAGCACAAAAGTTTTTATCGGCGCCGGTGCGATGTTGGCGGCAAGCGTATTGGTGTTTACCCAGATCGGCAGCACTTTTATGCCGACGATGGACGAAGGTGACATCATCGTGCAGTTGGAAAAATTGCCGTCGATTACCTTGCTGGATTCGGTGGCCTTGGACGGCCGTGTGCAGAAAAACATCCTCGAGCATATCCCGGAAGTGCAGACCGTGGTGTCCAGGGTGGGTACCGACGAATTGGGCCTGGACCCGATGAGCTTGAACGATACCGACACGTTTTTGATCCTGAAGCCTAAAGCGGAATGGCGGATGGAAACCAAGGAAGCGCTGATCGAGGAGATTCGCAAGATTATGGACCACACCCCGGGCATAGCCTTTGGTTTTACTCAGCCCATCGAGATGCGGGTTTCGGAGATGTTGACGGGAACGCGCGGTGACGTGGCGATCAAATTATTCGGCGCTGAGCTGGATACTTTAAATCATAAAGCCGAGCAAATCGAAGCGGTGCTGAAGACCATCCCCGGTGCCAGTGATGTGTTTACCCGTAAAAATGAAGGCATGCAGTTTCTGCAGTTGAGCATTGATCGAGAAGCGGTCGGCCGGTTCGGGTTGGATAGTAATAGCATCGAAGATATGTTGCGCGCGCAGATTGAAGGCGTGCAACTGGGTATTGTCCAAGAGGGGGTGAAACGTACGCCTCTGCTGCTGCGCGGCGACAGTAACACCGCCAACTTCGAGAATTTACAAATCAGTTTGCCGAATGGCGAGCATGTGCCGATTACCGCAGTGGCGAAAATTCAAGCGGTGGAAGGCGTGGTGTCTATAGACCGGGAAAAAGGCCAGCGTTTCGTGGTGATCCGCTGTAATGTTGAGGGCCGCGATTTGGTTGGTTTTGTTGACGAGGCGCGCAAGGCGGTGGCCGAGCGTGTTCAATTACCCAGCGGTTTTCATGTGGCGTTCGGCGGTCAGTTTGAAAATCAACAACGCGCTTCCGCGCGTCTTTCTCTAGTGATTCCATTATCTTTAGGTTTGATATTTTTGTTGCTGTTTTCCACCTTCGGCTCGGTGCGGCAGGCGGTGCTGGTGCTGTCCAATATCCCGCTGGCCATGATAGGTGGGGTGTTCGCGCTGTGGTTGTCCGGTGAATATCTGTCGGTGCCGGCTTCGGTGGGTTTCATCGCCCTGCTCGGCATTGCGGTATTGAATGGGGTGGTGATGGTCAGCTATTTTAATCAGCTGTGCGCAACCGGTATGGAATTGTCACGGGTGGTGATTATCGGTTCCGGGCGGCGGTTGCGGCCGGTACTGATGACGGCCAGCATCGCCGCCTTCGGCTTGATTCCGTTATTGTTTGCGTCGGGCCCCGGCTCGGAAATTCAACGGCCATTGGCTATTGTGGTTACCGGCGGTCTATTGTCATCAACCTTGTTAACACTGATTTTGCTGCCGATACTTTACCAACTGTTTGGCCGCCACCCGGAGCGTTGCTGA